The Brassica oleracea var. oleracea cultivar TO1000 chromosome C6, BOL, whole genome shotgun sequence genome includes a region encoding these proteins:
- the LOC106298462 gene encoding increased DNA methylation 3-like: MNPENHPTTTHSKVISHVFFTGTAKQGCAGPPLGLVDIGVSDIAYIFRVSLPGIAKNQDKIKCEIQREGRVCIQGVVPEIAIPSDSGCLYRMQVQQLSPPGPFSITFNLPGQVDPRLFSPKFRADGIFEVVVVKLGVRIPTS, encoded by the exons ATGAACCCTGAGAATCATCCGACCACCACTCACTCCAAAGTGATCTCACATGTCTTTTTCACCGGTACCGCCAAGCAAGGCTGTGCTGGGCCACCCCTTGGTCTTGTTGATATTGGTGTGAGCGACATTGCCTACATCTTCAGAGTCTCTCTCCCTGGCATTGCCAAAAATCAAG ATAAGATCAAATGTGAGATTCAGAGAGAGGGAAGAGTATGCATACAGGGAGTAGTACCTGAGATTGCCATTCCAAGCGATTCAGGATGCTTATACAGAATGCAAGTGCAGCAGCTCAGCCCTCCGGGTCCATTTTCCATCACTTTTAATCTCCCGGGGCAAGTGGATCCTCGCTTGTTCTCTCCAAAGTTTAGAGCTGATGGGATCTTTGAAGTTGTTGTCGTCAAGCTCGGTGTACGCATCCCAACGTCATAG
- the LOC106299028 gene encoding probable inorganic phosphate transporter 1-9, whose translation MPELRVLSALDAARLQWYHFKAIMIAGLGLFTDAYDLFCIAPIMKMISQIYYHKDSIGTAVLSISYVIALFGTALGQLIFGYLGDRVGRRKVYGLCLLIMVFSSFGCGFSVCTTRRSCVMASLAFFRFVLGLGIGGDYPLSATIMSEFANKKTRGAFIAAVFSMQGLGILMSSAVTMAVCEAFKMAGEGSLEKMEAAGVETLAPAESDIAWRLILMIGAIPAALTFYWRMLMPETARYTALVENNARQAAKDMQKVMSVSMSQVAEDTLSETLELPPSTSSSYKLFSRRFFSLHGRDLFAASANWFLVDVVFYTSNLLLSQIFSFSNKPLNSTNVYDSAFEVAKLAAIVAACSTIPGYWFTVYFIDRIGRVKIQLMGFFCMAVVYLVAGVPYSWYWSKHEKTNKGFMVLYGLIFFFSNFGPNTTTFIIPAELFPARFRSTCHGISGAAGKFGAIVGTVGFLWATQHEEEDKGEVFPDARRVRIAFLILGAVCIAGVFVTYFYTRETMGRSLEENEEDEIDSTCASSGNEVFPIE comes from the exons ATGCCGGAGTTAAGAGTGTTATCGGCGTTAGATGCGGCGAGGTTACAATGGTACCATTTCAAGGCGATAATGATCGCCGGATTAGGTCTCTTCACCGACGCTTACGATCTCTTCTGCATAGCTCCCATCATGAAAATGATCAGCCAAATCTATTACCACAAAGATTCCATCGGAACCGCCGTTCTCTCCATCTCTTACGTCATCGCACTCTTCGGCACCGCCTTAGGACAGCTCATCTTCGGCTACTTAGGCGACCGTGTCGGGCGCCGAAAAGTATACGGTCTCTGTCTCTTAATCATGGTGTTCAGCTCCTTTGGCTGCGGTTTCTCCGTCTGCACCACTCGCCGTTCTTGCGTCATGGCGAGTTTAGCATTCTTTAGATTCGTTCTCGGGCTAGGGATCGGTGGAGACTACCCTCTCTCCGCCACGATCATGTCGGAGTTCGCTAATAAAAAGACTCGTGGGGCTTTTATCGCCGCCGTGTTTTCGATGCAGGGGTTGGGAATCTTGATGAGCTCAGCCGTGACGATGGCTGTGTGCGAGGCGTTTAAGATGGCCGGAGAGGGGAGTTTAGAGAAAATGGAGGCGGCTGGTGTGGAGACTTTGGCTCCGGCGGAGTCGGATATTGCTTGGAGGTTGATTCTGATGATCGGTGCTATTCCCGCCGCGCTAACGTTTTACTGGCGAATGCTCATGCCTGAAACTGCCAG ATACACAGCACTAGTTGAGAACAACGCAAGACAAGCAGCAAAAGACATGCAAAAAGTCATGTCCGTATCCATGTCTCAAGTAGCCGAAGATACATTATCGGAGACACTAGAACTACCACCATCTACTTCTTCCTCCTACAAACTTTTCTCCCGCCGTTTCTTCAGCCTCCACGGCCGTGACCTCTTCGCAGCCTCAGCCAATTGGTTCCTAGTGGATGTCGTCTTCTACACAAGCAACCTCCTCCTCTCTCAAATCTTCAGTTTCTCCAACAAACCTCTCAACTCCACAAACGTCTACGACTCTGCCTTCGAGGTGGCTAAGCTAGCAGCCATCGTAGCCGCTTGCTCCACCATCCCCGGCTACTGGTTCACCGTCTACTTCATCGATAGAATCGGTCGTGTCAAAATTCAGCTTATGGGGTTTTTCTGTATGGCCGTTGTTTACCTGGTTGCTGGGGTACCGTACAGTTGGTATTGGTCTAAGCATGAGAAGACTAATAAAGGCTTTATGGTTCTCTATGGACTGATCTTCTTCTTTAGCAATTTTGGGCCTAACACGACGACCTTTATTATCCCGGCCGAGCTTTTCCCGGCTAGGTTTAGGTCAACTTGTCACGGGATATCCGGAGCTGCCGGGAAGTTTGGGGCCATTGTCGGGACGGTTGGTTTCTTGTGGGCTACGCAGCATGAAGAAGAGGACAAAGGAGAAGTTTTTCCAGATGCGAGACGCGTGAGGATAGCGTTTTTAATCCTTGGTGCAGTTTGTATCGCTGGAGTCTTTGTGACGTACTTCTACACTCGTGAAACTATGGGAAGGTCGTTAGAAGAGAACGAAGAGGACGAGATTGATTCCACATGTGCATCTTCTGGTAATGAGGTATTCCCTATAGAATAG